TAGTCATCACGTTGGAGCTTGTGGGCACCGTCTTCTCGAAGATTCTCGTCGACTCCGGAAGCACCGTCAACGTCGTTTCACAAAAGACACTGCGATCAATCAGCCAACCGACCCCATCAATCGATCACGAAACGACTCCCCTCAATAGTTTCGAAGGAAAGTCGGTCCGATCCCTCGGGATCGTGCCACTAACCACCAGAACTCATGACGTCGAGCTGCAGACCCGGTTCACCGTAGTTGATCATTTCATGCCCTTCGACGCTATTATAGGACGTCCCTGGCTACACCAGATGAGGGCGGTCCCTTCGGTTTACCACCAATGCTTGAAGTTTTTATTACCAACCGGCGAAAAAACCATACGTGGGAGCGAGAAACAGTCCCGAGCCTGTTATATGACCGGATTCCGGAAGATACCCCCACGAGGAGAGAACGCCTCACTCGTCCGCGATCTCACGGTAAAAAACCCCGCCAAAGACCTACCGAGCGTCGTCGCTCTAGACGAAAACTCCCCAGAAAAAGGCGTCAACATCGGAAACGATCTCCCTCCTAAAGTCAGGAACGACCTCTTGTCTTTCCTCAAGCAAAATATCAAAACGTTCGCATGGTCCGCAGCAGACATGCCCGGAATCGACATCAGCATCACCTCCCACGACCTAAACGTCGACCCTACGTTTAAGCCTGTCAAACAGAAATGAAGAAAGCTAGGACCCGAATGAGCCAAGGCAGTAAACGACGAAGCGGACAAGCTCCTAAAAACTGGTTCCATTCGCGAAGTCCAATACCCTGACTGGATCGCAAACTTAGTCATAGTAAAAAAAGAAAAATGGAAAATGGAGAGTGTGCATTGATTTCACTGATCTCAACAAAGCATGCCCAAAAGATAGCTTCCCATTACCACACATCGACCGGCTAGTAGAAGCCCCAGCTGGACACGAACTACTTTCCTTCATGGATGCATTTTCCGGCTATAATCAGATCCTCATGAACCCCGACGACCACGAAAAAACGAGCTTCATCACCGAGCGGGGCACCTACTGCTACAAAGTGATGCCATTCGGATTAAAGAACGCCGGACCTACTTACCAAAGACTAGTAAATAAGATGTTCTCCACGTAACTCTGAAGAACGATGGAAGTTTACATAGACGACATGCTAGTAAAGTCATCAAGAGCCAGCGACCACGTTCTACAGCTCCAAGAGTGTTTTAACATTTTTAACAAGTTCGGAATGAAACTAAACCCTACAAAATGCACTTTCAGAGTAGCCTCTGGAGAGTTCCTCGGATACCCCGTGACCGAAAGGGGAATCAAAGCCAACCCGAAACAGATCGCAACGCTCTTCGATACCCTACTCCTAAGGTCGATCTGAGAGGTACATCGCCTCACCGGCAAAATAGCTGCATTAAACCGTATCATCTCCAGGTCAACTGACAGATGCCTTCCTTTCTACAAGCTATTGAAAGGAAATAAGAAGTTTGAATGGAACGCCGAATGCGACTCCGCCCTAAAAGAACTTAAGTCATATATCAACGAGCCGCCTGTACTGTCAAAACCGATCATAGGAGAGACCCTCTTTTTATACGTCGCAACCTCCGAACACGCAGTAAGCGGAGTGCTAATCAGCGAAGAAAGCGGAAAATAAAAACCGATATACTTTGTAAGTAGATCATTAGTCGACGCTGAAACCAGGTACCCTATAATGGAAAAACTAGCGATAGCGGTGGTAACAGCAGCTCGAAAATTAAGACCTTACTTCCAGTCGCATTCGATCACAGTCATGACATCGCAACCCCTACAGACAGTACTTCACAGTCCAAGCCAATCTGGAAGATTGGTAAAATGGGCGATCGAGCTCAGCGAATACGACATCGAGTACAAACCATGAACGATCTCGAAAGCGCAGGTATTAGCTGATTTCGTCATCGAACTCGTCCCGAAGGAGGATAACGCGAGATCGAATACCTAGACATGGAAATTACGCGTCGATGGGGCCTCGTGGGACAAGGGTCCGGGATCGGAATATAACTCGAATCCTCAACAGGAGAAACGATCGAGCAATCATTTCGCCTGAGATTCAGCGCATCAAACAACGAAGCCGAATACAAATTTTTTATCACCGGTTTATGACTCGCACGAATGGCGCTCGGGAAATTAGCGCCTTCAGCGACTCGCAGTTAGTCACGAGCCAATTCCAAGGAGAATATGAAGCAAAAAACGAAAGAATGGAAGCATATCTTGCAATTCTGTGAGAGATCACTCAGTAGTTCAACAAATTCGAGCTCACAAAAATCCCAAGAGGAGATAACACGTCTGCCGACGCTCTAGCTGCCTTAGATTCGACTTCCAATCTGGCAATAAGGAGAGTAATACCAGTATAAGGAATAGAGAAGCCCAGCATAGATCTTCCATGCAAAGCAATCGACCCTCGAGGAGATAATCCTCCCCGCATTGGCGCAATCATGACACGAAGCAAAGCCCAGAGAGCAAACCAGAATCTCAACGACGAAACCAACAGTGAGCTCGATGGGCGACCATCCCCCAGCGAGCCACCCGTCAGGACTAGGAAGACCGGGACCTCAACAACTATCCCCTTAGAGGCCGATCATGAAACTAACAGCGAAGCGCACGAAGCCTTCCGAAAAGAACTTGAGGCCAGACCAGACTAGAGACTCCCAATATTTAACTATATAAAAAACGGCGAGCTCCCCGGAGAGAGATGAGAAGCCCAAAAAATAAAAGTTCAAAGCTCGCGTTATTGTACTATGGAAGAAAAACTATACAAACTAACGAGCCTTATTTTCTAGGCGTATCGCCCAAAGATGCGTTAACAATCTTGAAACAATACGATATGGGGTCGTGTGGGAGCCACTTTGGTGGACGGTCTTTAGTAATTAGGATAAAAAAACTAGGCTATTTCTGGCCAACGATCGCCGATGACATCGAGCAGTTCGTACTACAATGCGATAAATGCCAAAGACATGCACCGATGATACATCAACAGACACAAAATTATCTACGATATCGTCGCCGAACCCTTCCATGAAATGGTCCATGGATATAGTAGGTCCTCTGATATCATCAGAACTGGCCTAGTTGTGATTCCTTTTGGTATTAACAGACTATTTCACCAAGTGGATCAAAGCCGAGGCATACCACAAAATCACCTCAGCGACGGTAACGAGCTTCATTTGAAAAACATTATATGTCGACATGGTTTACCGTACGAGATTGTAACCGACAACGGACCGCAATTCATCTCGAAAATATTCAATGAATTATGCGAAAAGTGGAAAATCAAGATTAGGACCGCGAGCCCCCGATATCCAAATTGCAACGGGCACGCTGAAGCCGCAAATAAAACCATAATGAATAACCTTAAGAAAAGACTTGGCCTCAAGAAAGAGATGTGGGGTGAAGAACTGTACGGAGTCCTCTGGGCCTACCGGACAACTCCTCACACAGCAACCTAAGTAACCCCATTCTCAATATCTTACGGAATCGAGGCCGTAATACCAGCCGAGATCGAGGTCCCAATCCAACGATGCAGAATATGTCTAGAGGACATCGAGCTCAACGAAGAACTACTGATCGATCAACTAGACATGATCGCAGAACGACGAGAAAAAGCGGCAGTATGTGTACAAAACTACCAACAAGCCGCGGCACATTACTACGACTCCAACGTAAGAAACCGCCCCTTTTCCATTGGCGACCTAGTCCTTCGAAAAGTATTCGATGGAACAAAGAAACCAGGAGCAGGAAAATTGGGAACAAGGTGGGAAGGCCCATACAAAGTAACCAAATAAATCCGAACCGGAGTCTACGAGCTAGAAAAATACAAAACTGGTCTCCCCGAAATGAGACCTTGGAACACTTACAACTTAAAGAAATACTACAAATAGTACAAACCCGAACCTCGACCAAGTCTACCGAGCTTTGAGCTGGGAGGCTACCGGCACCAACAACTCAGTAAAACGAAACAGAACTACGAATAGGCTTGATCCCTAAAAGAGGGTACATAAGAAGTTCGATACCGAGCGCAACCCAAACAACCAAACAAACTTATGTCACTTTCCTTCTATCACTTAGAAGACTTGAACTTCTAGCATAACCCACCCAATTGATTATGCCATCAGGTCTTATAAAGTCCCACAAAACAGATTCTTGATCAGTCTCTGTTCCGCACCTTCTAAATGTTAAAACAAACAAGCTCAATGAAGCTAAAGTTGAACAAAGCATTCGATTAGAAAGGTATTAACCTGATAATCCATTTTGAAAACATATATATGTTTCTTCAACAAACCAAAAGAAAAATTAAAAACACAACAAAAATTACAAACTCCAAAGCATGCGGGTCAACTTTCACATCATTCTTGATTGACCGAGTCACCAGAAACTTCTGGAACCTCGAGGCGACTAAGGGAAGGATCCGACACCGAAGAAAGACCATAATCAAGATCAAGTGAGATCTCCCGAACCTTTGCTGTACTCAGTCAAAGCCTCAATACAAACTCGCACTGCAAACGAATCTCCGCGGCCGTCTCCTTCTTTTTCTTTTGAAGCTTATCCTTCACCACGGCCAGAACCGCGTCATATTCTTGAGCCAGAGAACGACGAGCAAGATCGCGCTCCTTACGAGCCGCCGTGTCACGACCTTCGATCTCCCGCCTATGCTTTTCTTTCATTGAGTCGAGGTCATTCTGAACAGCGACCTTCTCCATCTCAGCAGCAGCCAACTTCCCCTTCAACCCCTCGATCTCGACATCACGCTGCTGCTCCGTCACTCGAACAGCCTCCAACTCACCTCGAAGTTACTGAATTGTGAGGAGATGACTCCCGACCTTCTCTTTGCTCTGAAAGTCAGCCAGTCGCTTTTACATCAAGGCGGCGTACTCATTGCTCGCCTCCATAGCCTAAGCAAAGGCGATAATAAAATTGAGACAGCCATCAGTTTATCCAAAACGTCAGAAGCATTCACGACCGCCATCTGAACGTACGCGTCACGTTCTCTCTTATGTCCCCCAAATAAGGAAGCTCGCATCCTCTCTCCCTGAACTTACGCCAGATCAAGGCGAGACGCTCGGGATTCTCGAGGATCGATACCTCGTTATCATACGAAAATCTCCACGAAGAGGCCTCCTGCACCACCGGGAGATGAGCACTCGGGTCGACCCGAGAAGTACCTTTGCCAGAAGCCCGCAACAACGGAGGAAGTCCTGAGCTCGGCGAATTCAAACTCACTGAATTAATTTTCTCTAGGGCTCGGCGTCGACGTGGATGAGTCGATGAATCGACGTCGTCATCAAGAGCCTGATCACCGGCAGAACCGCCTAAAATGTTCGACGTCCTTCGGCCCTCACCAACAGGAATGGCGATCGACACCGGCCTAGCCATAAATCCAGGAGACTGAGCCTGCAACTTCGACCTAAGAGTCGGTCCACGCCGAGCTTTCTGAGCTCGTTCAAATGACCCAGCCTCAGAGGACTCGTAGGATGATCGGGTAACGCCTCCTTCTCCCTCGCTCCTGAACAAAACTAATTTAGAGAATTGATGAACACGCAAACAATCTAGCTCAAATCTTTTCGAAAAAGGGGAGAAAAGAAAAGTCAGCTTACTTTTGTTACGACGACCCTTCCCTGGTCGACCGGGAGCCGCTAGACCAATAGGGGTAGCTCGATTTTCACCCGGTGGAAGAGCGTAAGCAGCTCGAATTCGATCTACGGTAAATTCGAGCCATCGAGGGTTACCTCACCGCAGAGTGGCGATTAATCCACGAAGCTCGGGAGTCATAGGTGCAGAACCGAAGGGCTCTACAAATAAGTAGAGAAAAGTTAAAAACACCAAAAGAGATTGAAGAGCAGAATTCACTTCAGAAAATAAAAACTTACCAATCTCGTCGGACCGCTCCCAAGGGATCCTTATGAAATCAAAGTCGCCGACCGACGCCTTGAAAACAAAAAACTTCTGTCTCCGCCGGTCATCCCTGTTAGGAATACCGTCTATGATAGAACGGCCGGCTCGAGGAGCGAGAATCATCGTGCCAGGGAAGCCGCTATTCCGCTTAATAGCAAACAGTTGCTTTAACTCCCCGGGGCCAAACTCGAGACCTTCCTCCCTAGCTCGGACCCACGAAGCCAAGAAGTAGCGGGAGAAATTAGACGCCTTCTGAGCAAAAACCATTACAAGCTCCGCAAGCGCCTCAAGAAGAAATCGAGGAAGAGGAAATGACAAGCCTCCGTCTTCGAAATGCGACATGTAGGCCCTGCAGTACCCCGGCCTCAGTTTCTGAAATTTCATCGTCGCCAGGAAGTTCAATCTCTAAGGCGTAATCAACTCCCCAGAGCTCGTAGATGGCCTCGATATATTTCGCATCGAGAATCGTCAGGAGATGAGGACCAAACTTTTCATTTGCCAAAGATTCAGAGCAAGTAGAAAGATCAAGAGGAAGGCGATATAAGAAAAATGGAACCGTTGCGTTAAAGAAGACGATACACTCAATGAAGATAATATATATATACGCAGAAAAATGGTTCCCGGAGAGGTTAATGCTAATCAGCCACGAACTATCGATCTCAGCAACACGATTAGAAAAATGGCCGACAAGTCAAATCAAACGACGCGCGTGGTATCCCACTTGCCGAGAATTGCGACGCCGCCGAAGTGTGTCAGTTCTCACCCTTTCGGTTTACCAATAAACCAAAAGGGCTGGGGAACAAATGTTGGACCCAATTCTGGTCCATATGCCAAACGGGCCGGAGCCAGTTTGGGTCATGCGACGTTAAGCAACTAAGAGGCCTAGTACGAGGAAGAAGAGACCGATTCGGAAGAGCTGGAGATCACAGAACAGTTACGGAGATCGCGAAACGGTTGCGAGCATCACGGGAGCAGTCCGTTATAAGAAGAGATCGACGCTTAAGGAAGGGGGACGTGGAAAACCCTAGAGAGGGCTACACCCATATTTCGACCTTGTTTTTATTTGTCTTTAGATCTTTTCTCTTAACAATCTCGTTGTAACGTTCGATCTTGTTTTACTCATTGTATTCGATCTTATTCATCAATAAAAGTCAATTTTTGCCTACCGGAAACTGATTACATCGTTGTGTTCTAAAGATATCGTTACCTATATCATTTATCTTCCCTTGATTAAACTCCCGATCACTATCAAATTACTAGTGTAGATTTCAGGATCTACATCCCCTAGACATTATTTGAGAATTAATTTGACACATGTCATCTCAACTATCAATTTCACTAAAAAAAAGATGACATAGCATGCTAAAATTGATGACGTGGTTTATGAGAAATATGAATCTACTAGACATTATTTGAGAAGTGATTTGACATATGTCATCTCAACAATCAATTTCACTAAAAAAAGATTACATGACATGCTAAAATTGATGACATGGCTTATGAGAAATATGACATGACAATTACATTTAATGTAAATTTATATTTTTGGTAAACTTTTTAGAATAAGGTAATAACTCATAAATCATCATTAAAATAAATATTTTCAAATCTCTCATTAAATAATATAATAATAAATACATAAATGTTTTGCAAATCTCAAAATATTATTTTAGTATAATTTTATAATCATATAATTTTTATTATTAAACTTTCCAAATGTTATACAGTCTTTTCAAAACACTTATAAATTTTTATTCGTTATATCATTTTTTTTCTTTATGATATCTACCAATTTTAAAATTTTTGTTTAGTTTATATTTTGATAATTATAAAAAAAATTAATATATCTTAACCAAAAAAATAAATGAAAATCTATCTAAAATATAATTTTAAATAAATAAAATTATTCATTTTATCATAATTTTATGTTTAAGTAAATTAATATTTATATTAAAATATTGGTATAAAAATAGTAAAATCTAAAATATTAAGAAAATTTAATTTTTAAATATAATTGAAATTAAAAAATTTTCGCTGCACATGGTGCAGGAAAACACTTAGTTAACAATATTTAGAGAGAGATTTGCTTTTTCCTTGTTATTGATTTGATCGAGTTCATCAAATAAAAAAACATCTCAAGAAAAGAATCCTTGATTGACCGAAACAAATACCAAGTGAGGATTCTATCAGATCTCTTCGTTGAGCTGATTATTGATTTGGTATCCTACATCAACAGTAAACATATGTCATAAGACTTGGGATGTTATTGGTTGCATATATTGAAATCAACTCCGTCAACTTTAACAATATATCAGACTTTAAAATTTTGATTGATTTTACAATTTAAAATATATGATTTATGTAGAAGACCATGGGAAACCAGAATATATTAGTGAACTGAAGGCGATAAGTAGAATCGAATTTGAGTCACATTCTCTAAACAAGAATAGAGATACACCAAAACAGTTACAAATACCAAAAATCTGCAATTTCTGCATTTATCTAATGATCTAATCCTTTACATAATCTTCCACACTTTTGTTTGATTAATGTTTGATCTAAAAGGACATGTACAATTAAAGTGATGCATACAAATAAGATTATAAGGTTCTCAATCATCATCATCAGGAGAGTCATCAATGGGATGCCAGAATCTATTAAAGAACCACATGGTGTCACCATTCACAGCGCAGCCATCCTGGTTCCTGTGCCAGCCATAGTAAGCATGCGTTCTGTTCCTTATCGAGAATATTGCGTGTCCGAAGCTCGCTTCTCTGAAGGCAGAGTACTCAGGCTGAGGTTCAGTCATTCTGCAGAAACCATATCACACATTACAGAATAACATCGAAAATTAGGTTTCATTGATTAGAAAAGTTTAATTTATAGTTTACTTGGTAGACAATCCTTCATGATTGCCTCCATCACCAATGGTGATGTAGATGGGAGCAAATTGATCTTTGACTGGAGTACAGATTCCATTAACCACATTGTACGCAATGTTGGATATACGTTCCTGGTTTAAAAAATAGCTCAAATTTATCAAGAAGTATAGTTTAAAAGAGACATGATGAGCTAAAAATTTGTTGTTGTCTTACTGATCTTTCATAGCCATGGACGTGACCAGCAAAAACAACATCTACTTTGTACTTGACGAACCAAGGCTCATACATCACTCTCATTGTTTCACCTTCCATGTAATGGTAATCATAGCTGTTGTACCACGGTGAATGCATCAGAACCATCAACCATGGCGTTTCCGTTCTGTTGACCTTAGGGAATTCTTGTGCGAGCCACGTGTATTGCGGCGTGTATTTACCTGACCAAGAAAAGATTGAATGTTGGGGTCCTCTTAGTCTTGGTTTTAAAAAAATATCTAAAAAAGGTTTAAAAACTTTAAGTTGCATTTACCGTATGCTGAATATGAAGCTAGCACGATTATGTAAGCAGGACCTCTCTTTATTGAGTACCAGAATGGTTCTGTGCTGCCTGATGATCGGTGAGGAGTACGGTATCTATTCTTGAATGGCTTAAATGGTTTGGTTTCTCCCTGCAAAGCGCGTAAAAACAATCATTCTCAGTCTAATACATGTCTAACTAAAGGCTAAAGCCAAAACAGAGAAGATAAAGCAAGAAGCATTACGATCTGGGGGGCAAAATCAAGTTCATGGTTTCCTACGGTCCAAATCCAGGGTTGATATGCTGTGCTTCTTTCAATAAATCTTCCCCAAGTGTCCCATCTATTATTGTCATGGTTTGGGTATGTGTCAGCGTATGAGAAATCCCCAACAAACAAAATTGTTTGACCTTTCAATGGATTATTCTCATAATGTGTTAAGGTTATGTTAGAATCAAAACTCTGCCCAAGATCCCCTGCAACAAAACTTTGCAACTCAAGTTCAAGTCCATGGGAAGCTAATAACTCCCTCTCTTTTATAACCATGAATATATGCTCAGGATACAATTACCAATGAGACCAAACGTGTAGGGCACGTCAGGACCAGCTTTAGGAGGAGTGAAGAACCAGAACTTGCGTTTTGTCTGTCCCACGCCTACCATATAGTAGTACTTGGTGTCATACTACAAGAAGAGAAACACAAAATAAGATACACTACAATATAAAAGATTATGAAATGATGATGATGGACCTCTAAGTTACTGATGGGGCAATGATGGATGTGACCAGACGTATAGTTGTAGAATTTGTACGTCTTGGATTTGCCACGGGCTTTTAGCATTTTGCAGCTATGCTCTTTCCAGTACAGAACCGTGTTAGATCCTCGTGCTTTTTGCGTCACCCAAGACACTATCACTGCCTTTCCTTCAAGGTCTCCTTGTGTAATGTGCACCTTTTTGTGGAAAACCCAAATCAAAAACCCCAGTTTTTTTTTTGGTCAAAAAAAAAAAAAAACAAAAAAGACTGGGGTTTTTGATTTGGGTTTAGAACCATTGTTTGACAAAAAAGAAAATAAAAGTTTGCATCTTTGTAAAATTTCAATAAGCAAAGGTTAAATCATTTAAAAACATCCAATAAATAGCTTTTTCTCCATTAGAACAAGATAAAAAAAAAGACAAAAGTGTACCATAACAAAACTCATAAAAGATTGTTGATTAATTTATATGAAGGAAATGAGGTATGCGTACCTGTTGAGGTGCATTGCAACCAGGAGGAACACGAAATACATCACTATCGAGTGGCATATCAAGCGTTGCCTCTAACCTCCTCACGTAACTACTTGTTGTGCCACCACGAGAGAACAGCACTAAGCTGTCTAGAACCAAACATAGGAAAAGAAGAACATAATATTGATTTAACGCTTGGAAATGGCCCATTTTCTTGAGTGCTCAGATTATCTTGTGTGAAGAAAGGTCCTCTGAAGAGCGTACAAAGACCGAAGTTTCCTTATGAAGCTGGTCCTGATGGGAATCAAATCATGCATCTTCCACCTCCCTCCCAAAAAAAGTTGAATAAATTGTCATTTTTAAGAGAAAATTGCTAATATATACAAAATAGCTATTAACTATTTTAAAAAGGCCAATTTTTATTTGAATTGCTTCTGTTCTTTAAAATGCCAGGACGGGCTTGATATGCATGTGTAGCTATTAAATACTTTAAAAAGGCCAATTTTTATTTGGATTGCTTCTACTCTTTAAAATGTCAGGACGGGCATGATATGCATGTGTTGTCTTCAGCAACGGAATATGAATGTTGTTATATTTCCTTAATTACTTTTTTTTTTGACTAAAATACTCAGATGGCATATGTTAACTCTGGGAATATTTTATGTTACAAAATTAATGCACCCTTTTCAATCGGACCCAAGATTGTTCTGGTGTCATAATCAGGGGCGAAGCCACCGCTTAGACTATGGTGGCATGTGCACCCGTAGTTTTATAAATATTATACGTTTTGTATGTAAAATATTAAAGAAATCAGCTAGCTGAGTTGGTTTAGTAGAGTTATGCACCCCTCTCATGGCCTAAGATCGATTCCCCCGTAGGATTTTATTAACTTTTGCACCCATAGCAAATAAAAACTTTGTGAAATAATCATGTCACAAATTGGTTCTATAATGTGATAATTTTGGATGAAAAGTCCACCAATTCTTTTCGTTCAGGCGAGTGTTTGTCTAGTTGACGCGATGCAAAACAGAAAATTATACTACACTATGTGTATTAGAAAAATAATATAGAATAATTCATTAATACCAATAATATATCAACAAACATATTTGTCTTAACTGCAAAAAAGAATAAAAAGAAAAAAGAGAGAGGAGAAAAAGAAATGGGAAAATGAGTAGAAAGAAAAGGAGAAGAATTAAAAAGAAGGAGAAAAAAAAATAAGAAATGAAAAAATAAACCTATTAATTTATAGTAATGATGCAACAATAAAACATAACACATGTTTATTTAATGTAAAATTATATTTTTATTTTACTTTTACCAAATAGAATAAAAAAAAAGTATATTTCAAAGCAATGATTAGTAAAACATGCACATTTTAATTCAATCGATGAATCGACTTCAAACCACTTGGATTGGAAAGGTAACACAGTTCTATCTCTTGTGTCTGAAAATGAGCCCAATCCTTTAGTGTAAAGTTTTTTTTTTCAATTGCTAAACTTCTAATGCATATGCACTATTATGTATTTTTAATTGTATTTTTTTGCACCCAAATTGGTTTTCTTTGTTTCAAATTGATCTAAAATCTGAAAGGACCTGATAAAGCATTAAGAGACACTAAAAATACTCTTTAATTCGATAGAAAAAATCAAAACAAAAATTAGAAACTAGTAAAAACACAGTTTATCACAGTTGTAATACCATAAAATAATCAACAAAACTTGATTGTATTCATTCCTAAAGTAAGGTATTTATAGAATGATGTTGAACCTAATATTAATAGGAATTAACTCAAATGTTATATAATAGACTACAACATTGTATATTCCTTTATCGTACTAAAAGACAGCACTCCGAAAGAAGTGGGCTACTCGAGTATAAACCAGCTCCAAGTTTTA
The DNA window shown above is from Brassica oleracea var. oleracea cultivar TO1000 chromosome C3, BOL, whole genome shotgun sequence and carries:
- the LOC106334722 gene encoding purple acid phosphatase 10-like, which encodes MGHFQALNQYYVLLFLCLVLDSLVLFSRGGTTSSYVRRLEATLDMPLDSDVFRVPPGCNAPQQVHITQGDLEGKAVIVSWVTQKARGSNTVLYWKEHSCKMLKARGKSKTYKFYNYTSGHIHHCPISNLEYDTKYYYMVGVGQTKRKFWFFTPPKAGPDVPYTFGLIGDLGQSFDSNITLTHYENNPLKGQTILFVGDFSYADTYPNHDNNRWDTWGRFIERSTAYQPWIWTVGNHELDFAPQIGETKPFKPFKNRYRTPHRSSGSTEPFWYSIKRGPAYIIVLASYSAYGKYTPQYTWLAQEFPKVNRTETPWLMVLMHSPWYNSYDYHYMEGETMRVMYEPWFVKYKVDVVFAGHVHGYERSERISNIAYNVVNGICTPVKDQFAPIYITIGDGGNHEGLSTKMTEPQPEYSAFREASFGHAIFSIRNRTHAYYGWHRNQDGCAVNGDTMWFFNRFWHPIDDSPDDDD